The following coding sequences are from one Gadus morhua chromosome 10, gadMor3.0, whole genome shotgun sequence window:
- the cltb gene encoding clathrin light chain B isoform X1 — MADNGVHTTEEDPAAAFLAQQENEIAVIENDDDGFGALEGTDGEQPPQEPLYDGFGEEPAIVNGDMFPESNGPTDSYAAIAQVDQLRQEPESLRKWREEQKDRLEELDSASKTAEAEWKEKAKKELEEWHVHQNEQMEKNKANNRIADKAFYKQPNADVIGFVASEEALMAESDGGDTGALGTEWERVARLCDFNPKTNKQAKDVSRMRSVLISLKQTPLVR; from the exons ATGGCTGACAACGGAGTGCACACCACCGAGGAGGACCCTGCCGCCGCTTTCCTGGCTCAGCAGGAGAACGAAATCGCGGTGATCGAGAATGACGACGATGGGTTCGGAGCCCTGGAAGGAACCGACGGCGAGCAGCCTCCCCAGGAGCCCCTCTACG ACGGTTTTGGAGAGGAACCTGCCATAGTCAACGGGGATATGTTCCCG GAGTCCAATGGCCCAACTGACAGCTATGCAGCCATCGCTCAGGTCGATCAGCTGAGGCAGGAGCCGGAAAGCCTACGCAAGTGGAGGGAGGAACAGAAGGACCGCCTCGAAGAGCTCG ACTCAGCCTCCAAGACGGCTGAGGCGGAGTGGAAGGAGAAGGCcaagaaggagctggaggagtgGCACGTGCACCAGAATGAGCAGATGGAGAAGAACAAGGCGAACAACAG GATTGCCGACAAGGCTTTCTACAAACAGCCCAACGCTGATGTTATAGGCTTTGT AGCCTCAGAGGAGGCTCTGATGGCGGAGAGTGACGGAGGAGACACCGGAGCCCTAGGGACCGAGTGGGAGCGGGTGGCCCGCCTCTGTGACTTCAACCCCAAGACCAACAAGCAGGCGAAGGACGTGTCTCGAATGCGCTCGGTCCTCATCTCCCTCAAACAGACGCCACTCGTTCGCTAG
- the higd2a gene encoding HIG1 domain family member 2A, mitochondrial produces MAAASTPAVVNSPITQQSGGMPFDFSKPPVIEGFTPVSRRKDETFKEKLLRKTKENPFVPIGCLGTAGALAYGLRAFHQGKTRQSQMLMRGRIFAQGFTVFAIIFGVVATQLKPKQ; encoded by the exons ATGGCTGCTGCGTCTACTCCCGCGGTCGTCAATTCACCAATAACACAGCAATCGGGGGGAATGCCGTTTGATTTTTCCAAGCCTCCGGTTATTGAAGGGTTTACACCAGTGTCGAGGCGAAAGGACGAGACGTTCAAGGAAAAACTGCTccgaaaaacaaaagaaaatccaTTCGTCCCCATAG GTTGTCTTGGAACAGCCGGAGCCCTAGCGTATGGACTCCGTGCTTTTCATCAAGGCAAAACCAGGCAGTCCCAGATGTTGATGAGAGGGCGAATCTTTGCTCAAGGCTTTACTGTATTTGCCATAATATTTGGAGTTGTTGCAACTCAGCTGAAACCCAAGCAATGA
- the cltb gene encoding clathrin light chain B isoform X2 yields MADNGVHTTEEDPAAAFLAQQENEIAVIENDDDGFGALEGTDGEQPPQEPLYDGFGEEPAIVNGDMFPESNGPTDSYAAIAQVDQLRQEPESLRKWREEQKDRLEELDSASKTAEAEWKEKAKKELEEWHVHQNEQMEKNKANNRASEEALMAESDGGDTGALGTEWERVARLCDFNPKTNKQAKDVSRMRSVLISLKQTPLVR; encoded by the exons ATGGCTGACAACGGAGTGCACACCACCGAGGAGGACCCTGCCGCCGCTTTCCTGGCTCAGCAGGAGAACGAAATCGCGGTGATCGAGAATGACGACGATGGGTTCGGAGCCCTGGAAGGAACCGACGGCGAGCAGCCTCCCCAGGAGCCCCTCTACG ACGGTTTTGGAGAGGAACCTGCCATAGTCAACGGGGATATGTTCCCG GAGTCCAATGGCCCAACTGACAGCTATGCAGCCATCGCTCAGGTCGATCAGCTGAGGCAGGAGCCGGAAAGCCTACGCAAGTGGAGGGAGGAACAGAAGGACCGCCTCGAAGAGCTCG ACTCAGCCTCCAAGACGGCTGAGGCGGAGTGGAAGGAGAAGGCcaagaaggagctggaggagtgGCACGTGCACCAGAATGAGCAGATGGAGAAGAACAAGGCGAACAACAG AGCCTCAGAGGAGGCTCTGATGGCGGAGAGTGACGGAGGAGACACCGGAGCCCTAGGGACCGAGTGGGAGCGGGTGGCCCGCCTCTGTGACTTCAACCCCAAGACCAACAAGCAGGCGAAGGACGTGTCTCGAATGCGCTCGGTCCTCATCTCCCTCAAACAGACGCCACTCGTTCGCTAG